One Pseudalkalibacillus hwajinpoensis genomic window, CGGCTGATCAATGATGACTTGATCACCTGGTTTAACAAGCAGCTGTACAATTTCACCTTCTGACATCCCTTCTCCAATGTCATGCAATTTCACGTCCATATACGATCCCTCCTTTAGAAACGAACTGTTTCTTCAATCGCCTGCAGAACTTTACTAGCATCAGGTAGATAATCATCTTCAAGCGTAAATAACGGCACTGGCGCATCGTAGCCCGTTACTTTTTTTATCGGTGACTTCATATAGAGAAACGAAGTATCGTTAATGATTGAGATAACTTCACTTCCTACTCCTCCAGACGAGACAGCTTCATGAATGATAACCGCTCTCCCAGTCTTTTGGACTGATTCAGAGATCAATTCTTTATCAAGAGGATAGAGACACCTGAGGTCAATTACATCACATTCAATTCCATTGGAAGCTGCTTTTTCAGCAGCTTCCTCAGCCACTTTCATCATAGCTCCCCAAGCAAAAAGAGAAACATCACTACCATTACGCCGTCTGTACCCTTTGCCTAGTGGTATCGTATAACTTCCCGTTGGTACATCACCTTTGCCTGTGCGATACATCCTCATAGGCTCAAGAAACAAGACTGGATCAGGATCTTTTATACTGCTAATAAGGAGTCCTTTTGCGTCATGTGGCGTTGATGGCACGACAACCTTCAACCCTGGTATGTGAGCAAATAGCGCTTCTGTACTATCGCTATGAATTTCTGGTGCTCTTACACCGGCACCGTAAGGCACTCGAATCGTCAGTGGTACTGTATAACGACTTTGTGTTCTCGTTCGAATTCTCGTCGCATGTGTCATAATTTGATTAAATCCTGGATAAATAAAGCCAAGAAACTGAATCTCCACAACTGGTATAAAACCATTCATCGCAAGTCCTATCGAAGTTCCTATTAAGCCTGACTCTGCAAGCGGCGTGTCTATGATTCTGTCATCACCAAAAAGTTCATAAAGCCCATCTGTGGCTCTGAAAACACCGCCATTTCTCCCAACATCTTCCCCTAGTACAAGAACGGACTCATCTTCTTCAAGCATCACCTTTAAAGCTTCCGTAATGGCCTGCACCATCGTTAGCTTTTTCATATTCACCGCTATACTCATTTTTCACTCTCCTTGTGAAAAAAGCGCTCTTTTTGTTCCTGTACTGGCCAAACGCTAGTGCCGAACACATGATCAAACATAAGAGCTTCATCTGATTTCTTTGTCTTTTCCATTTCCGAGACAGCAGTATTTAATCGATCTTCTGCTTCGTTCTTGAGCTGTTCCACCCACTCAGATTCCCAAGCATTGCGAGCTTTAAGATATTCCTCCACTCTCTTAATTGGATCTTCCATCTGTCTTCTCCGTTCACTTTCCCCCTGATCGCGATATTTCGAAGGCTCATCTGTCGTCGTGTGTGCCCCATAGCGCCACGTAACGGCCTCAATTAACGTTGGCCCTTCGCCCTTTCTCGCTCGCTCGACGGCTTTCAATGTTTCACTATAAACAGCAAAGACATCATTGCCGTCCACTCGTACGCCTGGCATATCATAACCAAGTGATTTCTGAGCTATCGTCTTAGAGTTCATTTGTCTTTCAAGAGGAACGCTGATCGCATACCCGTTGTTTTGGTTAAAGAATACAACTGGGATTTGAAACACACTTGCAAAGTTTAGCCCTTCATGAAAATCCCCTTCAGATGTTGCACCGTCACCGAAATACACTATAGAAACTCGATCGCTTCCTTTTTTCATCTCCGCCCACGCTGTACCTGTAGCATGAAGAATTTGCGATGCGATAGGTACAGATGGCGGGAAAATATGTTTACCCTCTGGTGGGACACACCCCTCAATACAACCTTTCCAATATAGAAAAATATTAACGAGGGAATGTCCGAAAGCAGCTGTTGCAGCATGATCGCGATACGTTGGGAACATCCAGTCTCCATCTTCTAAAGCAAGAGCACTTCCGATTTGAGAAGCTTCCTGACCCTCGAATGGAGCATACGTACCAATTCGTCCCTGACGCTGAAGATTGACTGCTTTTCGGTCAAACATGCGTGAGAACGTCATTTGCTCATAAAAGCGCCTGGCGTTCTCTACTGTGACATATTCACTTTCTTCCAATTGCCTACCTTCCCCATTAACGAGTTGTCTCAACGGAAACTGCTCAGCTAGATCCATTGACATCCACCTTTCATTCTATTTTAAGAGCGAACTGTCCATTTTCCAGGTTTCTTATGTGCAAAAAAACTATTTCTTCGTTTTCTACTTTCCAAACGCTTTTCGCAAAAAAGATTCGCTGCTTTTATCGTAGAAAAAGAATGCGTCTCTGCTTGCTCAAAGATTGATAGCAAGGTGTCATAAATGGCTTTCGTTTTTTGCAATACTCGTTTTGGATTTGGCGTATAAAGCTCGTCAGATACTTGAATCAAACCGCCGCTATTTACAATATAATCAGGAGCATAAAGAATGCCGCGTTCATTTAACAAATCACCATGCTCATTTGTTAAAAGCTGATTGTTAGCAGATCCAACAACTGCCCGTACTTTAAGCTTATGAATCGTTTGGTCATTAATAATTCCTCCAAGGGCGCAAGGGACAAATACATCAGCATTCGCTTCATAGATTTCGTCTCCAGAAACAACCTTCACCCCACGGTTTAGATCAATAGCCCTTTGAATCAAACGGTCGATCGCATGCTGATTAATATCTGAAACAATTAAATCTGCACCTTGCTCTAGAAGCAGTTCAGCTACTTTATATCCAACTTTCCCAAGCCCTTGAATAGCGTAAGTGCGCCCTCCTAGCTCTTCTGAACCAAACACAGTTTTGTTTGTAGCCTGTATTCCATAGACCACACCGTTAGCGGTTGGAACAGACGAATCTCCACTTCCGCCATACTCTTCCGGAACACCGACAATGCAGCTGCTTTCTCTTAATGAATGAACGAAATTATCAGGAGTCGTTCCCATATCTGTACCAGTGTAAAACCGTCCGTTCAACGATTCGACAAACTGGCCAAATGCGCGAAAAAGCTCTGGAGTTCGATCTCTTAACGGATCCCCGATGATGACTGCTTTTCCACCACCAAAGTCAACGTCTGCTGCAGCGCATTTATATGTCATCCCTTTTGACAGCCTTAACACATCTTCTATCGCATCATCGACCGTTTCATAAGGTCTCATTCTACAGCCTCCAAGCGCCGGACCAAGCGTTGTGTTATGTATGGCAATGATGGCTTTAAGACCTGTATCGACATCATTACAAAAAAGTAACTGTTCATGCTCTATGATTCGATCAAACACGATTATCACCCCTTTATGAAATCGCTTACATTTTAGCTCTTGCTAATTTTTCATCGATAACGTTCTTAGGAAGAATGAACTGAATCACTTTCCCTGTCCCGATAAGTTCTGATCCTCTTTTCACGTCTACTCGACTAATGACAGATTTGTGTGTTAGCGAAATGATAACGGCAAAGATCTCGACCATTTGTCCTTCGCAAGCTGGCCCTAGATGTTTTACTTCAACACCCCCACCAATACCTTCCTCTTCTTTTTCAAGAAAAGGAAGAATTAGCTGTCTTGCTGCCCATTCCATATGGTAAACCATCGAAACAGTTGAATATGCCTTATGGACTACTTTCCCTTCAAATTTTGCATACATGTCAGGGGTTACCTCTATTTGAATAACAGCACTTTGGCCGATCGTAATACCACTCTTCACCTGCTTCACCCCTTTAACATCACACTATAATATATGACGTTTATTTAACGATATAATAACATTGCGTATATTAACCGTCAATAAATTGTCAAAAAAATCAAAACAATAAAGTGAACTTCAAGATTATGAGTCAATTGACGAGGTATTATAGGAACAAATCCCCCACTTCATATTTCGCTAAGTGGGGGCTCTTACTCTTATTATCTAACTTCACTATCCTAACAGGGCGCGATCATTTGTCATTTTGGCCCCTTTTATTCGCTGGAATTCATGAAGTAACGCTTCAATCGTTAAGTTCTGTTTATCCTCTCCTTCTACTTCTAAGATAATTTTACCGCTATCCATCATAATTAAACGGTTCCCTAAATCTAAGGCTTGTTGCATATTATGAGTAACCATGAGTGTCGTTAAGTTCGTTCGCTCCACAATTTCTCCGGTTAGTTTTGTGATTAGGGCTGCTCTTGCTGGGTCAAGTGCTGCAGTATGTTCATCTAATAAAAGCATTTTTGGTTCTGTAAAGGTCGCCATTAATAAGGAGAGAGCTTGTCTTTCTCCTCCTGAAAGCAAACCAACTTTTGCGGATAAGCGATCTTCAAGGCCGAGGTGAAGTGTTTCGAGCGCTTCCTGAAAAGTTGTTTTCAGTTTCTTCGTCACGCCCTTCATTAACGTTCGTCTCCGATTTCGATTATAAGCTAATGCTAAATTTTCTTGTATCGTCATCGATGGCGCTGTTCCAGCCATCGGATCCTGAAAAACACGCCCGATCAATTTTGACCGCTTATATTCTGGTAAACTTGTAATCTTTTTTTCATCAATGAATATGTCCCCAACGTCAGGTGTTAAGACGCCAGATACCATATTCATTAAAGTCGATTTACCAGCCCCGTTACTTCCAATAACGGTTACAAAATCGCCGGTTTTAAGGGTTAGGTTAATGTCTTCTAACGCTACTTTTTCATCAAGAGTCCCTTCGTTAAATACTTTGTGAATTTGATTTAGTTGAAGCATACCCTTCCTCCCCCTCCTTCATTTCTTTCAATTTCACTTCTTGCCGGAGGCGTTTTCGCTTTTTACGGTTTCGCTCCTTCTGCCCATCAATTAATTGCGGAAGAACAAGTGCAGCAATAACGATAACTGCGGTAATTAATTTCATGTCACCTGTTTCAAGAAAATCCACTCGGAGGGCAAGACTCACAACAATACGATAGACAATTGCACCACCTATAACAGCGAATGTGGTCACAGCTATCGTCCTTGTTCCAAAGATAGCCTCCCCAATAATAACCGACGCAAGACCAATAATGATCATTCCGATTCCCATACCCACATCTGCAAATGAACTATACTGAGCAATTAACGCTCCTGCTAACGCAACAAGTGCATTTGAAAGTCCAAGTCCAATAATTGTTAGCCCATCCGTATTTGCTGAGAAACTCCGAATCATACGTTTATTGTCACCTGTCGCTCTAAGGGCAAGACCAATTTGAGTACGTAAGAAAAGATCAGTCAAAATTTTAATCACTGTCGTAACAACAAGCATGCTTATTAATATAGCCCATGTTGAAGTGAGATTTCCTAAGCCAATACTTGACGCCATATTATTTAAAACCGAATCAAGTCCAGATGTCTCAAAAAAACCTTCTATCTTTGTGAAAATGGATTCTTCATTTAATAGCGGAACGTTCGATCTCCCCATTATTCTCAAATTGATTGAGTAAAGGGCAATCATCATTAAGATTCCCGCAAGAAGAGGATTAATCTTCCCCTTAGTATGTAGAAGACCCGTCACACAACCCGCTAAGAAACCAGCTGCAATGGCTACAAGCGTAGCAAAAAAGGGATTTGTCCCATTTACAATCAGAATAGCAGCAATGGCCGCCCCTGTTACGAAGCTTCCATCAACAGTTAAGTCTGGAAAATCAAGAATTCGAAACGATAAATACACTCCAAGTGCCATAATGGCATATATAATGCCAGATTCTATTGCCCCAAACATTGCTGAGCCCATTTTAAGCGCCCTCCTCTTCCTTTTCATTTGAAAGCACGATCATCGTCCATCTGATAAAAATAGGTTCGAAAAAGAAAACTCTCTCTTTTTCGAACCTAATGATCTACTCGATATATTCCCCCATCTCTTCCCATTCTGTCTTCACTTCGATGCCCATTTCTTCTGCCGCTGTTTGATTCATTTTAAGTTTTAAATTCTGAGGGTATTGAACGGGGATATCTGCCGTCGTCTCTTCCCCCTTCAAAATTTTCGCAGCCATCAGGCCAGCTTCATATCCAATATCTTTATATTCAAAGCCATATGCTGCAAATGCTCCTCGGCTAACAGAATCGAATTCTCCTG contains:
- a CDS encoding alpha-ketoacid dehydrogenase subunit beta yields the protein MSIAVNMKKLTMVQAITEALKVMLEEDESVLVLGEDVGRNGGVFRATDGLYELFGDDRIIDTPLAESGLIGTSIGLAMNGFIPVVEIQFLGFIYPGFNQIMTHATRIRTRTQSRYTVPLTIRVPYGAGVRAPEIHSDSTEALFAHIPGLKVVVPSTPHDAKGLLISSIKDPDPVLFLEPMRMYRTGKGDVPTGSYTIPLGKGYRRRNGSDVSLFAWGAMMKVAEEAAEKAASNGIECDVIDLRCLYPLDKELISESVQKTGRAVIIHEAVSSGGVGSEVISIINDTSFLYMKSPIKKVTGYDAPVPLFTLEDDYLPDASKVLQAIEETVRF
- the pdhA gene encoding pyruvate dehydrogenase (acetyl-transferring) E1 component subunit alpha; the encoded protein is MDLAEQFPLRQLVNGEGRQLEESEYVTVENARRFYEQMTFSRMFDRKAVNLQRQGRIGTYAPFEGQEASQIGSALALEDGDWMFPTYRDHAATAAFGHSLVNIFLYWKGCIEGCVPPEGKHIFPPSVPIASQILHATGTAWAEMKKGSDRVSIVYFGDGATSEGDFHEGLNFASVFQIPVVFFNQNNGYAISVPLERQMNSKTIAQKSLGYDMPGVRVDGNDVFAVYSETLKAVERARKGEGPTLIEAVTWRYGAHTTTDEPSKYRDQGESERRRQMEDPIKRVEEYLKARNAWESEWVEQLKNEAEDRLNTAVSEMEKTKKSDEALMFDHVFGTSVWPVQEQKERFFHKESEK
- a CDS encoding Glu/Leu/Phe/Val dehydrogenase, producing the protein MIVFDRIIEHEQLLFCNDVDTGLKAIIAIHNTTLGPALGGCRMRPYETVDDAIEDVLRLSKGMTYKCAAADVDFGGGKAVIIGDPLRDRTPELFRAFGQFVESLNGRFYTGTDMGTTPDNFVHSLRESSCIVGVPEEYGGSGDSSVPTANGVVYGIQATNKTVFGSEELGGRTYAIQGLGKVGYKVAELLLEQGADLIVSDINQHAIDRLIQRAIDLNRGVKVVSGDEIYEANADVFVPCALGGIINDQTIHKLKVRAVVGSANNQLLTNEHGDLLNERGILYAPDYIVNSGGLIQVSDELYTPNPKRVLQKTKAIYDTLLSIFEQAETHSFSTIKAANLFCEKRLESRKRRNSFFAHKKPGKWTVRS
- a CDS encoding thioesterase family protein, which gives rise to MKSGITIGQSAVIQIEVTPDMYAKFEGKVVHKAYSTVSMVYHMEWAARQLILPFLEKEEEGIGGGVEVKHLGPACEGQMVEIFAVIISLTHKSVISRVDVKRGSELIGTGKVIQFILPKNVIDEKLARAKM
- a CDS encoding ABC transporter ATP-binding protein, which encodes MLQLNQIHKVFNEGTLDEKVALEDINLTLKTGDFVTVIGSNGAGKSTLMNMVSGVLTPDVGDIFIDEKKITSLPEYKRSKLIGRVFQDPMAGTAPSMTIQENLALAYNRNRRRTLMKGVTKKLKTTFQEALETLHLGLEDRLSAKVGLLSGGERQALSLLMATFTEPKMLLLDEHTAALDPARAALITKLTGEIVERTNLTTLMVTHNMQQALDLGNRLIMMDSGKIILEVEGEDKQNLTIEALLHEFQRIKGAKMTNDRALLG
- a CDS encoding ABC transporter permease; the protein is MGSAMFGAIESGIIYAIMALGVYLSFRILDFPDLTVDGSFVTGAAIAAILIVNGTNPFFATLVAIAAGFLAGCVTGLLHTKGKINPLLAGILMMIALYSINLRIMGRSNVPLLNEESIFTKIEGFFETSGLDSVLNNMASSIGLGNLTSTWAILISMLVVTTVIKILTDLFLRTQIGLALRATGDNKRMIRSFSANTDGLTIIGLGLSNALVALAGALIAQYSSFADVGMGIGMIIIGLASVIIGEAIFGTRTIAVTTFAVIGGAIVYRIVVSLALRVDFLETGDMKLITAVIVIAALVLPQLIDGQKERNRKKRKRLRQEVKLKEMKEGEEGYASTKSNSQSI